Proteins from a genomic interval of Amphiura filiformis chromosome 9, Afil_fr2py, whole genome shotgun sequence:
- the LOC140161182 gene encoding uncharacterized protein — translation MKPKVDGSVKSAMFTLVEGLVFISLGIAVNHSFLGDVHHSDPYALGKMSLDILKIKTLFNNVSIAFFGFLVVASVLPPTAVRKNVPFFYAIYILIIMIVAVFMIAGIAVYTALYLNIKDYGTQTLSNTGKKVFENRYSGTMAMLIIYAVCFFFHCVCTAYSIYHYFTWRVNMQRWSYDMEPSAMYYHHGMVNASYMNDRPPPDGPVDPRCYWPPPPPGASGGPYRYPPPPWYHHQYPPPDEKPGSSSSSTHRSEAATNTESAASGATASTTAATGKTAAAASTAAEGATGGVSSTNSGEPTAATLTVQTEADTSNLLD, via the exons GTTGAGGGCCTTGTCTTCATTTCATTAGGCATTGCTGTGAACCACTCGTTTCTCGGCGATGTCCACCATAGCGATCCGTATg CTCTTGGTAAAATGAGTTTAGACATTCTGAAGATCAAGACTTTGTTCAACAATGTATCGATAGCTTTCTTTGGATTTCTCGTTGTTGCATCAGTGCTACCACCAACTGCTGTCAGGAAG AATGTGCCGTTTTTCTACGCCATCTACATCTTGATCATCATGATCGTTGCTGTATTCATGATTGCTGGGATTGCCGTCTACACCGCATTATATCTCAAT ATCAAAGACTATGGGACGCAGACTTTGAGCAACACTGGCAAAAAGGTGTTTGAAAACCGATATTCGGGGACGATGGCAATGCTTATTATATATGCTGTGTGTTTTTTCTTCCAT TGTGTCTGTACCGCTTACTCCATCTACCATTATTTTACCTGGCGGGTAAACATGCAGCGCTGGTCTTACGACATGGAACCTTCTGCAATGTACTATCACCATGGCATGGTCAACGCATCCTACATGAATGACAGACCACCACCAGATGGCCCTGTGGATCCGCGCTGCTATTGGCCACCCCCTCCACCAGGTGCATCCGGAGGACCTTATCGATATCCACCTCCGCCTTGGTACCATCACCAATATCCGCCACCTGATGAAAAACCAGGGAGTTCTAGTTCGAGCACTCACCGCAGTGAAGCCGCCACTAATACGGAGTCAGCAGCCTCAGGAGCAACAGCGTCAACGACAGCAGCAACAGGAAAAACAGCAGCTGCAGCATCTACAGCAGCAGAAGGAGCCACAGGAGGGGTTTCGTCAACTAACAGCGGCGAGCCTACCGCGGCAACACTAACAGTTCAGACGGAAGCCGATACCAGCAACTTGCTGGACTAA